Sequence from the Chanodichthys erythropterus isolate Z2021 chromosome 12, ASM2448905v1, whole genome shotgun sequence genome:
gaagttcttattgagaattaacagaggtttagatgttgataatttattgaaaataagttCTGTTTGAAGTTACCATTACGGTAGttagtgtttgctttagttaaGCAGTTTGACTTTTGATGttttaacattacatttttctCAGGCTGCTGTAACTGTGTTTGTTATAACAAGAACAGTAAGAGAAAATCTGTTCAGATGATGTTGGCTTGATGATCAGTATTTAATCATTGTGTAATAGTGTAATTTACTGATCTTACTCAGAGTCTAGTTGAATATATAGGCTATGTTTTAAGAACTGCACATCACTGATATTAATCATAATCTGAAAAATAATAAAGgtttacatattattattattattattattatttttaaagcacACCATCTGAATAcacacagatatcaagaatcagcggtaacactttagaataactcacgctatgaagcattagttaagcattagtaaatagttaattcatcatttataaaacattaatagacattagtaagccatttatgaatacagctataaatgctttgttcttgatttataagcatatctataatgagtttaataattgtattttcataatttattaatgatcaatttatcatttttaaattatgtattacattattcacaaaccagtaatttaggagttgtcagtggttcataagatcatttaggaagtgtaagtaaatgattaataaaatatttaaatgtacatttatgcatcttattatttatacatatagtattagttactcagtgtgttaataaatgctttattaaaatattcctagtgtcaaaactacctcagtactaactttaaaaattagagaacagcagtgtagaagatcactgaacctttaaatctcatttataaaagctttacaaagcataaatagtcctcactttagatgagctcacaaaaatagttaactgactacttctaaatgttttataattacctgaattaatcatgaattgcagtaggaatatttgttaataaaacatttactaacacactaagtaactattactatgtgtctaaataataagatgtataaatgaatgtttaaatagtttattaatcatttacttacacttactaaatgaactactgacaactcctgaataactggtttgtaaataatgtaatacttaatttagaaacaataaattgattattagtaaagtatgaaaatacaattattaaacacattatagatatgcttttaaatcaagaataaagcaattatagctgtatttataaactacttactaatgtatattaatgctttataagtgattaattaactattaactaatgcttaactaatgcttcatagtgtgcagttattataaagtgttaccgaatcagcatatgaatcttgATAATGGTTACATACTTCATGCCGTAATGCATGATGGAAGCTATAGGATTTATAAAATGGTGTCTCTCAGCATGCATTGCGGCATGAAACATGTCACTATTTTTGTCCATGTTTGTCTAAGCATTTTTATcctaaatatattaaatgtctAATCGCTACTAAGccaatgaaaaataaaagaacATTAAGTACCAataaacattgttaaaaaagaCCTCAAACATATAAATCCccagagtcaagagcccaactacaGCAAACACTGGTCACCACAATGTACAagtcaaaatattattaataactaCTTCGGTAGATGTATGATAGGAATAAAGTCAATCtagttagtaataagtgaagctggtaatgctgtttgtggagttgtttaatcatctttaagagatttaatgtcttttatcttcagttgatttcatctaaggctgtggctgaagtcagttgcagttcttgttttttctcattccttcagtgattctgcttgttatcatcaggtgtcttcaataatgcttaatcatcactcaattaatcacttaattaccTCATTAACTTCAACACTGCTTACTTATAACACCCTGAGAGTGGACTCTGAGCAGTGTTAGTTTAACACTGGTAAATTTACTGTGCATTCGATCAATAACAGACCAAAGATACAATAAGGAATAAGAAAATAAGATAAGCTCAAATGTGATTTCAGAGTCAGACTTCCGGAGGATGTTTTCAAAATCTTCTTGAGCAGATCGAGAACATTACAGCTCAAGTGCTTCCTTTGAATGTAAGTCTTCAAGAGAAACATGATCAAATATGTGTCAGTTAATTTAATCAATAAATTAGACTGTGACCAACATTTTGACTATGGCCTTCGACGCTTTAGAGAAGATTTCAgagtcatcatcatcatcagtgtgttatcaaactgatgaagatgttttctttatttgatcAGTTTTCTATTAGATGGTATAAACCATATCACCTGATTGCTTTTGTTTGTGGTatcatttgtaaaaaaaaataaataaataaataaaaaataacactgtTACAAAGACCACAAACTTAACATAAAAAGCAAGAGTACCTGCCCAAGTAAAGGGACACCGACCACCATAATGGTGAccaaacattaataaaataatcagcatctaaacctgttaattcttaaaaaagaattgtagacaaatgacagaaataaagtcagtctggtttgtaataagatagatttaatgtcttttcagttgatttcatctaaggctgtgactgaagtcagttgtagttcttgtgtttctctttccttcagtgatccTGCTCGTTATCATCAGGGGTCTTCATCgaacaatcatcacttaattaaccACTTAAGTATCTAATTAACtctaacactgcttcagtgttacttttaacAGCCTGATGGTGTACaagttaacaagcagaatcaccaaaggagaaaatcacaattttaagtcACTATCATTGAGTTCTTgtcccttgactttttaacattagcttttgtttgggctgttatAACTAAGTTGtagcaaagagaaaagatgatcagaTGGTGtcggttatgttttcacattatcattatttgtccagaatcactgaactcatttagaacccaatctctgagttagatttatattattgattacagcagaactgtgagtctacagcacaagatcaacTTTAATATAATCCAAGGGATTTCTCAAAAGTTgttcagcttaaaaaaaaaaaaaaagaaaaaaaaaagaaaagaaagaagacgacactttattttaggatATTTTAACTAGTTTCTTATTAGCATGCAAATCACTAGAATactggctatttattagtacttatgaagcacatattaatgatttatgacctaattctacattcttaatcctacccaatacctgaacttaacaactaccttactgaCCATTAATAAGAAGTAAATTAGGaatttattgagggaaaagtcatagttaatagtttatatgtgttccctatactaaagtgtttgtttttagtgCAAAgggaattatttaatttgacttaaacaaatatttaatgacatacttttcatttttgggtgagtgTGGTCTCAAATAAACTCCCAGGAGAGTTAACTTAACACAGGAGTTTTTGCTGTGAAGGCTGCCTTTATTCATGTGTGAATCCATAATGACTCCAATAATAGTTAAGAATATTTCTTCATTGGTTCATGATTCATGCTTTCAATAATCATGAGTTTATGTTGAATTAAATACTAATTCAGGTATTAGTACATGATTATTTATGTacccttattgtaaagttttaccaaAGCTTCTGTTTCTTTCACACATGATCAACTGCTGTGGCTTTCATGAGCTTCAACACAATGGAGAATCTATTGAAGCCCGACTTCTTCAACACATCAAATGACACGATTAAAACCATGATGTCCACTGTGATCTCAGCCACTCTTCCCAAAACCACCAACACTAAACTCACCAAACCAGTCAGCTTCACCCTCAAACACATCAGAGTGAGAGACTGAAATGTGTTTCTGTCCAACCTGAGAACTGATGAACATCTGAAAACATCTAATATTCAGTCttgtaatattttcttcatgttctttcttctttctgcaGGAGTTCGACCCCAATGGTTCTCTGTCCTGTGTGTACTGGAATATCAGCGAGTGGATTGTAGATGGTTGTTCTGTTTTAGAGACCAACAGCAGCTACACTGTGTGTTCCTGTGTCCATCTGTCAACATTCGCTCTCATCATGCAAACCAGCAGACCACCAGAGGTACGAGAACATGACAGACTGGAAATAGAAATAGAGAAATAGAAACAAAATAGAACAAGTAAAACCTCCTTAAATTCAAATGCAATCTACAGTAGATGCTTAACATTTACAGAGAATAGTGATGCACTGGAATGAAAATTCAGGATGCGCTTGGCTGAAAACCAactttttaaaggggtggttgaatatgatttaaattttgtaactttatttagtgtgtaatgttgctgttagagcgtagacaatgtctgcaaagttacgatgaTCAAAGTTCAATCCAGAGGgagatattttcatttaaataattctctACAACAAATgtctggtagggactacaacaagcttcttcacaggttagtgacatcactaaccctaaactttacataaaccctgcccctgagGATACACAACAAAGGGAGCAAGGCCATCTAAGGCTGatttagagaagaagaagagtttTTGTTACCACAAACTGTaagaatgttttattatttgttgatgtgttttcaattaatagtttctatcattattttttacattgtagcaaGACCATAAATAAAGGACAACACTGTTTGGCTCTGCTAGCTAGTTACATAATTGTTCTGTGTAAACATcccagctaacagaattttgtttaaagaacgttctctaaatattcagtgttggttctgtGAACGGGAAAAAAAAGGTTCTGTTTTCTTGACGTTAGAGGAAAGTTTTTTTAAAGGTATAATATTCCTCAAacgttctttcaacttaatttttatttaaaattcaacatttttgGAACGTTGgtttgtaacattccaagaacaagaaaatgttcagtttccttaatgttagtagaatgttatttaaaggttagtgtgatgttcctgaaacattctttcaatcattcaaacacctgctgtgaacaaacactgaaagaaagagaaataagaacacaaactacaactttcttcatccacagccttagatgaactgaagataaaagactttaaatctctgaagatctgattaaacaactccacaaacagcattaccagcttcacttattactaaccagactgactttatttctgtcagacatcTACAGAAGTTCTTCAAAAGTTCTTTCTTCGCTGACAGTGTTTTTGATGGATCACCTCCCTCAGATCCTTCTTCTTTCTTGAGTCTTGCCTCCTCTGCGTCCTACTCCTCCAGGTCCAGATTGCCTGGGAGAGGACTCAGACCACAGTGGTATACAAGTCTTGAATGGTGCTGAGCATGGCTTTGCCTCTCTGAACTTTTCGAAAAGGGCGAAACCAGCGCATCGAGGAAAATGCCCTTTTCTTTTTCCCTGATGTCAGCCAGATTCAGCCACAGATGCCTCTCCATGGCCCGGAGAGCAAGATCCATGGTTCAGTGCAACTCCTCAACCTCTTTAGGGAAGAGACCCTGCCCATGGTCTAAGTCCCTCAGTGGGTCAGCCTAGTATGCCTGCAACATAGCCATCATGTGCAGTGCAGCACCAGCCTGGTCCGTTGTCACGTATGCCCTGCCATTTAAGCGTGAAGTCACCTTAAGGGGTTTAGATGGCAGGGTTGGAGCCTTTAGTGTCAATGTCCGCCCTGATACGATACGTTCGCAAACGTCTCATCAATTTGTGGCATTGACACATACCCAAGTTCTCCCAGTCCCTCAACATCAGCAAAATTTGCCTGCTGATTTGGATGAATTCACACCGAATATGGATTTTTCAATGCATTCTTGACCTCAGCATGAAGGTCAGGAAGGAATGGAAGGCCCACAAGAGCTGGAGGGCTATGGCCAGAGAGAAACCGATCATCAAGCCAACCACGTGCGTTCCATAACCTCCAGTAAATCAGCATACACAGGGCAGGATGGCTGAGAGGATTCAGTATCCTCTTCAACCTTCTACTGCTCAGCTGGAAGAGCACTCGCCACTGGACCTGAGTATGCAGTTGACAATGCATCTTCTCCCAGAAGCTCAGTCTCACAAGCTGCAGAATCACGCGAGAGGTCCACACCCCTCTCAAACTCCATCTGAGAGCCCCATGATCTGCGTTTCCGCTCTGCCTCAGCACAATTGGGACCCAAACCACCAGGCACAGGTGCTGAACTCTCTCCCCTCGAGAAGAGAGCCAGATGAGAATGGAGTGTTCTCAAAGGAAAACGCTCACAATTCAAAACGCTCACTCTCCCTCGAGAACTTCCCATGCTTGCTCTTCTCCCAGACAGAGAATGCACAGCTCATGTGTGTCATTTTGTGTCTGATATCTCGGACACAGATCCAAAATCTTTTAGGTAGTCTGTTTTTCTCAGTTTTTCTAGCGTTTAGACAAGGCGCAAGTTCCCTTTCAAAAAGGAATGAATTCCATTAATCGAAAAATGTAATCAAGTGCTTACAATATGTTTatcaaaatgtaaatttttttctacttaactaatgagtttatggtgaTTGAATGGCTTGCCTTTAAATGTAACATTGCGTGAATGTTTACAAGCTGATTTATTGACGTTTTTCCCATGAGACATGAGACACGATCCTGGTAAGTTCTACTGTAAATACCTTCTGATGTTGATTCAAGTTTATTTGGTGCTATAACTAGTAGTGAAgtggaagagatgatcggttcatgagTACTTGAAATGATATGTGACAatgatctgtcacgccacattaaagagcaccaaaacagcatttattgtttgaattcgCTGATAAAATCAAAAGAGTTATTGGATGGCAGGCTCGCTacacatttaaatgatttttttttctttttttcatgcatCAACAGAAAACAGCACAGAATATTATCCATTTTGTGTGCACAAAATAGAACACAGTCAAAACGTGTCATTGGAGTAGAGCTTATGAAACAGAATTATTTCGGTCAGTGATTTCAGCCCTCCAAAACTGTTTTGGCAATAATCGAAAATTGTTGTTTTGCCCCAAAAAATTTGGTGGCTGAAATTTTAGTGCATCACTAGTAGTGACCATTCTAGAAATGAACAGGTTGGGCACTCATGTACTCTGACATGTTTTCTCAGAGCGACTCACTGCTGGAGATGTTGAATTTGGTTTGTGTGATCGTGGGGCTGGTGTTCTTCAGTTTGGCCCTTTTGACCTTTGCCCTTTGTCAGTGGAGTCCTGGAGTGAATAATGTGGCTCGAATCAACATCTGCATCAGTCTTCTGCTGGCTCACCTTCTGTTCCTGCTCACACAACAGTTCCTGAGCCTCATACGCCCTCATCAGGTGAGAATGATGAAGGAGCCCTACAGCTCAGCACAGCCTCACTTAGAATCATCATAACCGTCTCTCTTGGTCTCCAGGTGTCGTGTGCCGTGATATCAGGTGTGCTGCACTTCCTCTTTCTCTCTGGCTTTGTGTGGATGTTCATTGAAGCTGTGCTGCTCTTCATCTGTGTGAAGAACCTATCACAGATCAGCTCCAAAAAGAGGGAGGTGCTTAGCAGTGGATTCCTGTGTGTGATTGGATACATGGTTGCTCTGGTTGTAGTGGGCGTGTCTACTGCGGTGGTTCCTGAAGGCTACGGCAGCGAACAGTATGTAGCTCTGGgattttattacatttcagGCAtctgataaaatacattttctggcATGTTTTATCAAAGTCACCCACAAGATTTAAATCTGTAATATTTCAACAGTCAACACCAGAAATAGCAATTTCTACATTCATCTAGTCATTATATTGTATTTTCCTCTAAACAGCTGCTGGATCAAAATGGATAAAGGTTTCATCTGGAGTTTTCTGGGTCCTGTTTGTGTCATACTAGTGGTAAGCacatttcttatttcttttgattttaatttatattatatggaAAACAATGTGATTGACTGTTATTTCAAAAGTTGTTGTTTCTACTTTTCAGTTAAACATGATTCTCTTCATCAACATCACCATCAGTCTGAACTCAACTCTCAAAAATCTGCACGCTGAAGTTTCACAGATGAAACAAACCAAGTAACAATCATGATTTGATTACCCCCTATATATACAGTgaagaaaataattatttgatcCCCTGCTGATTTAAGTTTGCCCACTTACAAAGAAACAATGAGTctataatttatcatttatattttataatttaagcACTATAATTAAGAATCTATAAttaagcacaaatgtcagggcatgtcaaaactacTCCAGGACCCCAAGTCTGTTAAggctggtggtgtagagatgaggcagataacagatttccacaaacatataagactttaatataaacaaaggcagagtacaccaAACTAGCATCTGACAACAacgagaacggaccaggagtgaatgggaacacagggtataaatacagatgactaacaaagggagctaaacaaggtgatgggatgattaacaagacacaggtggatcaaatgaactaatcaacagaacggggaaactaggtcacaggggaaGACAAACATGGGGCTCTGTAACAGTTCGCCCCCTCCCGaataggcgcgtcctcgcgccgtaagagtccagaggagggagggagggggttctggaggagggcggagtacaaacaaaaaagaaaagagtccatagaaaacaacaaagacagtccaagggggagtggagggtgggaggagccagggggAAGCCAGGAGCAGGAGGAGCCAGATGTTACCCCAGAAGCCAGCCAGGACGAGGCCCCAGGGTAGAGTTGCaggtgggaggagccatggtggagtCGGCTTGGGGGCAGACGACACCCTGGGGACGACCAACGGAGATGCAGCTGGAGACCCAGGTGTAACTGAAGAGCCGACGAGCCCACGCGCAGCCGATGGTCCTGGAGACCGAGGAGGAGCCATGGCGACGAGCGTCCGAGGAGGAGGCGGACATCCAGAGGGCAGAGGCTGAGCCGGTGGGACCGAGGATGTAGGCGGAGCtggagggaaggaggagccagACGGAGCCGTAGGTGCAGGCAGGTGGACGACTGACCAAGGCGGAGCCGGAAAGACGAGGGAGCCCGGAGAAGCCGTATGGCCGATGGTGTccggtggagccgagggagggaggagccagggtgaCGCCGAAGTGTCGACGGGCCGAGGTGGAGCAGGGGGCGTGGAGGCTGGAAGTGGAGGCAGGGGATCCTCTTGAGTGGATGTAGTGGAGGACCTGAAGATGCTCGACATCCCCACCTGGCATGTGGGAGATGTCGAGCAGCTGAAGGGCAGAGGTGATGGTGGGGCTGAGGAACTGGCTGTGAGACTGGGTGacggaggaggcgggagagggaggctgggtgggcAGACAGGGAACTCAGGAGACGGAGATCTGGAGAACACTGGAGATTGGTCCTCTGGAGGCTCAGGAGAATCATTAAAAACAGGAGAATCAGGGGAATGGGAAGTCACCTCTCcgaaaaaaatcaattaaatcaactgTAAAAATGTCTTTCAGTTCCTCAGCATATTTGCCAGTGTCAGTCATAGTTTCCATTGTGGTGGTGTTGTGGGCGGAGCTTTCCTCCCAGCCCTCGAGCTCCACAAGCACTCCCACGACGTCAGATGATGTTACCGGCTCACGCACCTGGTCAGAACCTTGCTGTGAGGTTGGCTCCGGGGCGATGGTACGGTCCGATCCTTTCCTCGGTCCTGGCTCATCCATCGCGGTGGGCTGG
This genomic interval carries:
- the LOC137032397 gene encoding adhesion G protein-coupled receptor E3-like, whose protein sequence is MTVQDSGLFQLAVSAEDHYISAYIRYKYTASGRVHGSTAVAFMSFNTMENLLKPDFFNTSNDTIKTMMSTVISATLPKTTNTKLTKPVSFTLKHIREFDPNGSLSCVYWNISEWIVDGCSVLETNSSYTVCSCVHLSTFALIMQTSRPPESDSLLEMLNLVCVIVGLVFFSLALLTFALCQWSPGVNNVARINICISLLLAHLLFLLTQQFLSLIRPHQVSCAVISGVLHFLFLSGFVWMFIEAVLLFICVKNLSQISSKKREVLSSGFLCVIGYMVALVVVGVSTAVVPEGYGSEHCWIKMDKGFIWSFLGPVCVILVLNMILFINITISLNSTLKNLHAEVSQMKQTKIMVFKTLAQFVVLGCSWILGFFTNGSKEHEILFVILNSQQGTFIFLVYCVLNNEVRQQYSKFFRCLCCGLKQH